Proteins from a single region of Starkeya sp. ORNL1:
- a CDS encoding arginase family protein encodes MPRVDRPYVGIASFLRSRIVEDLTKIDADIAVLGVPFDEGSPFLPGSRMAPRALREHSLRFGKRGYYDPETKREYLVDEMTNGRIVDCGDVDIHPANAPRTFQNITAAVKAILASGAMPVVLGGDHSITYPIFRALEEPVHVLHFDAHTDYSPFENDLELTNGHAFRHVAGMKTALSLTQIGIRSLRHTPEMVRGVEEDGNRVIPMGEFRALGAAGIAALLPENSKVYVSIDVDALDMSLVPGCVSAEPNGMSYNELRDSLKAIAERHEVVAFDFVEVNPPLDVGTGVTAYIGALTVIEFIAHICDQPRWAARRRTRAA; translated from the coding sequence ATGCCACGCGTCGACCGGCCCTATGTGGGCATTGCCTCCTTCCTGCGCTCGCGCATCGTCGAGGACCTCACCAAGATCGACGCCGACATCGCGGTGCTGGGCGTGCCGTTCGACGAGGGCTCGCCTTTCCTGCCCGGCTCGCGCATGGCGCCCCGGGCGCTGCGCGAACATTCGTTGCGCTTCGGCAAGCGTGGCTATTACGACCCCGAGACCAAGCGGGAATATCTGGTGGACGAGATGACCAATGGGCGCATTGTCGACTGCGGCGATGTCGACATCCATCCTGCCAACGCGCCGCGCACCTTCCAGAACATCACCGCCGCGGTGAAGGCGATCCTCGCCTCCGGCGCCATGCCGGTGGTGCTCGGCGGCGATCATTCCATCACCTATCCGATCTTCCGCGCATTGGAGGAGCCGGTGCATGTGCTGCATTTCGATGCGCACACCGATTATTCGCCGTTCGAGAATGATCTCGAACTCACCAATGGCCATGCCTTCCGCCATGTCGCCGGCATGAAGACGGCGCTGAGCCTCACACAGATCGGCATTCGCAGCCTGCGCCACACCCCGGAAATGGTGCGGGGCGTGGAGGAGGACGGCAACCGCGTCATCCCGATGGGCGAGTTCCGCGCGCTCGGCGCCGCCGGCATCGCGGCGCTGCTGCCGGAGAATTCCAAGGTCTATGTCAGCATCGATGTCGACGCGCTCGACATGTCGCTGGTGCCGGGCTGCGTATCCGCCGAGCCGAACGGCATGAGCTACAACGAGCTGCGCGACAGCCTGAAGGCGATCGCCGAGCGGCACGAGGTGGTGGCGTTCGACTTCGTCGAGGTCAATCCGCCGCTCGATGTCGGCACCGGCGTCACCGCCTATATCGGCGCGCTGACCGTCATCGAATTCATCGCCCACATTTGCGATCAGCCGCGCTGGGCCGCGCGGCGCCGCACCCGCGCCGCCTGA
- a CDS encoding urea carboxylase-associated family protein, protein MSIETIPATRGKAVRLVAGQAVEVINTHGAQVVDTWAFCPDDLGHFMSMEHTRVENGRLMPAIGQTLFTNRREPMLVLEADTSPGIHDTIMAACDRWRYEHLGCTEYHRNCADNMVEALAELGIDAHHAPQPLNLFMNIPIGADFSLTQGVPTTKAGDKVVLRAARDCIVVFSACPQDITPINGVGRKPTEAHYRVIG, encoded by the coding sequence ATGTCGATCGAGACCATTCCCGCCACCCGCGGCAAGGCGGTGCGGCTCGTTGCCGGCCAGGCTGTCGAGGTGATCAACACCCATGGCGCTCAGGTGGTCGACACCTGGGCGTTCTGCCCTGACGACCTCGGGCATTTCATGTCGATGGAACACACGCGGGTGGAGAATGGCCGGCTGATGCCAGCCATCGGCCAGACGCTGTTCACCAATCGGCGCGAACCGATGCTGGTGCTGGAGGCCGACACCTCGCCCGGCATCCACGACACCATCATGGCGGCGTGCGACCGCTGGCGTTATGAGCATCTCGGCTGCACCGAATATCACCGCAACTGCGCGGACAACATGGTGGAGGCGCTGGCCGAGCTCGGCATCGACGCCCATCATGCGCCGCAGCCGCTAAACCTGTTCATGAACATTCCGATCGGGGCCGACTTCAGCCTGACACAGGGCGTGCCGACCACGAAAGCCGGCGACAAGGTGGTGCTGCGCGCGGCCCGCGACTGCATCGTGGTGTTCTCCGCCTGCCCGCAGGACATCACCCCGATCAACGGCGTCGGCCGCAAGCCGACCGAGGCGCATTACCGGGTGATCGGCTGA